Genomic DNA from Brenneria izadpanahii:
GTTCGTCATATTGGCGGCGCGCGAAAGTAAAGGCGGCGGCAAAGAAACGCGAAAGCGCGTCGTGTTTGTTGTTCAGCAAAGGATAGAGCGCGCCTTGCCGGTTGCCCGACGCGCCCTGCGCCGGTTGCCGATCGGCGCAGTACAGCGTCACCTTCGCCCCGCGTCTTTGCAGCGCCAGCGCGGTTAGCGCGCTGGCGATGCCGCCGCCGATAATGGCGATGTCGTCGGTTGCGGCGGCCGGCGGACGGGCATACCAGGGGGCGGCGGACGGCGCGGCAATGGATACGGGAAGATCCCCGCTCAGCATTTCGCGCTTCTGGCCGAATCCTTTGATTTTGCTGACGTTAAATCCCGCCTGCTGGAGTCCGCGCCGTACGAATCCGGCGGCGGTAAAGGTGGCGAATGTCCCTTGCCGTCGGCCGAGACGCGCCATAGCGTTGAACAGATTATCCGTCCACATATCCGGATTTTTGGACGGCGCGAAGCCGTCAAGGAACCAGGCGTCGACTTTCTGATTCAGCGATTCATCCACCTCCGACAGCAGCGCATTGACATCGCCGAACCAGAGATCGAGGGTGACGCTGCCTTGCGCCAGTATCAGACGATGGCAGCCGGACACAGGCAACGGCCATTGCCGGCGTAATTCCTCGGCATATTCAGCCAGTTCGGGCCATTGGGCATGCGCTGCGGACAGATCGTGCCGGCGCAGCGGAAATTTCTCGAAGCTGATGAAGTGCAGGCGACGTAGCGGCGCTTGCGGCGACCGGGAACGGAAATCTGCGAAGGCCTGCCACAGGGTAAGAAAATTGAGGCCGGTGCCAAAACCGGTTTCCGCCACCACGCACGCCTCGCGCGGATGCGTCATAAAGCGTTCGGGAAACCGGTTGCCTTTTAAAAATACGTAACGGGTTTCCGCCAGCCCATCCTGATTCGAAAAATAGACGTCATCAAACTGTTGCGATACAGGTGTACCCTGTTCGTTCCAACGTAATGACGCGTGTTGGATGGAGCGGTTATTCACGGCAACTGACTCATTATTCAAGCGGTGGTGAGATTTTAACGATCGGAATGTTGAGGCGCAAATTTAGTAAAAGTTCGGCTGATCGGACTTGTTCAGCTTACAACTGTACGCTAAAGTGCGATGCGAAATCCCAAACTTTATAAGTGGAAGAGGTATTGAATGAAACGTGCAGTGATTACTGGTCTGGGGATCGTATCAAGCATAGGTAATAACCAGCAGGAAGTTCTGGCGTCTTTGCGGGAAGGCCGCTCGGGTATTACTTTCTCTCAGGAGCTGAAAGATTCCGGCATGCGTAGTCACGTCTGGGGTAACGTTAAACTGGACACCACAGGCCTCATCGATCGCAAAGTTGTGCGCTTTATGAGTGATGCATCGATTTATGCTTATTTGTCTATGGAACAGGCGATTAAAGATTCTGGTCTGAGCGACGATCAGGTTTCCAACGATCGCACTGGTCTGATCGTTGGTTCCGGCGGCGGTTCTCCGCGTAATCAGGTTGCCGGTACTGACGGCATGCGGGCGAAAGGTCTGCGTGGCGTTGGTCCTTACATGGTCACTAAATCCATGGCCTCCGGCGTTTCCGCCTGCCTGGCGACGCCATTCAAAATCCGTGGCGTTAACTACTCTATCAGTTCGGCC
This window encodes:
- the mnmC gene encoding bifunctional tRNA (5-methylaminomethyl-2-thiouridine)(34)-methyltransferase MnmD/FAD-dependent 5-carboxymethylaminomethyl-2-thiouridine(34) oxidoreductase MnmC, whose translation is MNNRSIQHASLRWNEQGTPVSQQFDDVYFSNQDGLAETRYVFLKGNRFPERFMTHPREACVVAETGFGTGLNFLTLWQAFADFRSRSPQAPLRRLHFISFEKFPLRRHDLSAAHAQWPELAEYAEELRRQWPLPVSGCHRLILAQGSVTLDLWFGDVNALLSEVDESLNQKVDAWFLDGFAPSKNPDMWTDNLFNAMARLGRRQGTFATFTAAGFVRRGLQQAGFNVSKIKGFGQKREMLSGDLPVSIAAPSAAPWYARPPAAATDDIAIIGGGIASALTALALQRRGAKVTLYCADRQPAQGASGNRQGALYPLLNNKHDALSRFFAAAFTFARRQYDELAAQGVSFEHQWCGVSQLAYDEKSARKIEQILQGEWPPELVFGVTAEQLEALNLLMLGAGGVTYPDGGWLCPAELTASALELARRQGLVAHMNTGVSALEQTSAGWRLTLDNHRQAEHAVLVLANGYQLSDWPQTRHLPCYAVRGQVSHIPTTPALRRLKQVLCYDGYLTPVSPQHQEHCIGASYQRGDSATDYREDEQQENRQRLLACLPQAEWARRIDISGRQARQGVRCALRDHLPLVGAVADYRQTLECYQDLARQRRHEEDLPPAPVYRNLFIIGALGSRGLCSAPLAAEILASQIYDEPLPLDSETLAALNPNRFWIRKLLKGRPV